GGGAGTGGACTAGTAGTAGTACGTAGTAACAAAATCTGAGTTGCATTAAGTAATTGATTGCTCCATTACGTAGGCACTACTATATGCCGTGGACGACTAAGCCAGCAACTTAAGTGGAGTAGCGTGGAGTATTCGTTAAAACAAATCGCCACGTTAGTAGTCTCGGACGTGAATTAGCCTATAACTAACACAAGTTACTGGGCTGAAGTACCAGATTGCAATATCATATCATTGAGTTAACTACTCTTTCAACGGGAAATGGATAAACATAAGGAACTAGTGGGTTCTCCAAGTTTGTCTCATTCGCCTCGATTGGTTCCATTAACTAGCCAAGCCAACACTTACGACCTTACTCCTTATCTTATTAATCACCGCGGAATGGTACAGTCGCGTTTTTTAGTTACAGTAGTAGTACAAGCCATTTTTGCAGTATGGACGAGTGGTAGCCTAAAACGGTGAAGGTCCAAGTGCACGTGAGGCTCTTGGCCATGTGTGTTCACGtgaatatgtatatatagagagagtaATGGATTCCTATTTTTACCTGGCCCTGCGGTTCTGGAACCAGACCTCCACCTGCCTGGGCCGCAGCTTCAGTTTGATCGCCAAGGCCTCCTTTTGCTTCTGCAAGAGTTTCAGTTTCCAACGCATCAAATAAATTGCTACGTCCttccaaaaaagaaatttgCTACGCATGAGGCAAGGCATCATGAGTAAATGAATAGGAGTAAACGCTCCTGCTAGTCAAACAAAAACCTCCTACATATATGGTGCAGTAACTGCGTTGCCCTGGCAGCTGGCACTACATTTAGGTTCATTACTCCCTGCACTGTACCACGACGTTATGAATACCACTGCAAAGACCAACATTACACATTCTACAGTCCCCGCTAGACTTTTATGCGCCATGTACCGCAGGAAACAATCAGAGGCCACTTAATTTTGCTAGATCTATATCCTCTCCTATCTTCTTCAAGCTGCGCACCATGAAAGTACTGATATTTACTCCACTTACTACCACTGCGGAGTACCCAGTACTGACTGGTAGTACTCCTCTTTTATCTTGATGAGTTTTACATGAATGGGCCATATAATGGAATTAAAATCTGGCAGTGCCATTAAATGGATCGTTAGTTCTCCGAACCCATCCCAGGATTGAATCATGCTCTTCTTCATTGTGCGGCAGTACAGCAGCCCCACCGGAGCGAATCCAGTTCAAGATTCACCCGTACGACCAACGGATCAACTTCGCAGCAATACATTATCATCCATGGACGAGATTAATTTCTAGTGCACGTAAATGCCGACCTTAAGTACTACCAGCAGGCAGGAAACACAAGTATGCTGACCGGCGAGAGGGTGTGGTTGAGGCGGAAGCTCTCCTCGAGGAGGCGTGACTGCTCCTTGGAGAGGCGGAGCTTCTTGGGCCGGTGCGGCCCACCAGCGCCCctgacctcctcctcgtcctcctccacgcTGCCCATCAGGAactcctcctcttcgccgccgctcgccggctgGTTCATGTCCAGGTCCCTCATGTTCCCGTTACCGTTGTTGCTATTGTTGCATCCGACGAACCCCTCTGgcagggaaaaaaaagcataCAAAAAGGTTAGTTCCCGAAGTGAACTTGTCCTGTAGATGTTGCACTAGCACCCCTAACAAGTCCATCACTTCAACAAAACATGCAAAAAGAGGAAAGGCAAAGTAAGCATCCCCGAACAAGCTGTGCATGCTCGTACGTACAAATACGATGTGCGTATGTGTAATAAGCCATGAGCCGAGAACTCGATCCAAAATTTACGGTTATACTTGCAGATGTGGGATGGAGCACGAAACAGGTGACTAATAACAGGTGGCCTCCTGATCTTACCTGAGCCAGAGGAGGAGCTGAGGCCGGGGACGGCCATGGTCAGCTCCAGGCCTGAAGGAGAAGTGGCCCCCATCACAGGCGACAAGCCAATGCTGGAACTAGATTGAGGAAGGAAAGGGCAAAGGCCGGATGGAGAGTGGAGGAGCCCAAGCCAAAGACAAAGACAGATTGAAAAGCAGTCGAAGCCTGGGGAGGCGTTATATAAAGGGAGCCgggagaggggagggagggagggatgcTACTACCACTGCTTCGTTGGAACTTTTAACAGTGGCAGCAACCCTagatagaagaaaaaaatgaagttaTATGTGGAAACGGGAGATCAAACACCAGCAGCAGGAGAGGGTGTACTTTGTCTGGCACGAAATTATTAGGTGCGCAGTGTTGGAGACATTATGAGGTTTTTGTGCTTTGACTGGGATTACAACGGAGTAGATGTCGGTTGATTGTTGATTTGACTGatgcttttatttgtttgtgaCTACAACGCAAATACTGTGTCGCAATCAAATCGCCGTTTCATCAGAGTTAGTACATCGGGAAACGGCCGTTTACAGATTTACCGGCGAAACCGTTGGACCAACATCTTGACTCGAAGCATTTGATAATTCCCAAGCTGTTGCCAcagctttgtttttcttttcttattaaACATTGTGGCCATAACAGCTCCCACGCGGGTCACAAGTGCTTTTTTAGCTATGGACGAGCTGAGAGATGCCGTGGACAGGCATCGGCCACCGGCAGAGGCCGGACGTGCAATTGCCAGGGCAAGAAGCAAAGCGCAACCAGACAAGAGAGATACACGTATCTAACGGGGGCAGGGGGCCCGCAGGCTTTGACCCGACTCGTCATGTCTTTTGCGTCGAGCAACGCTGGGACGAGTGGCCCACGCGGCAGGATGACCGGGCCCGGCGAGCCACGTGGCTGGGCGCATGGGACGGGTGCAGGAGAATCGCCGGCAGGTCCCCCAGTTCGGGGGTAGACCGAGTCGGCCTGTCGGGCCGCAGGTCGGCCGCCGTAATCATTGCGCGCCACCACCTACCTGCACCTGCTTCCGTCCACCTCCACGGCCCGCACCGCGCTTGCTCCTCCCTCCGTCTGCTGCTGATTTCGGTTATTCTTTTCTCCGGTGGTACTATGGGTTTAAAACTGGCCGCGTCTAATCTAGGCCGCTCACGCGTTTGTGGCCTAGTAATACGACTAGTTTATCATCTCTGCTGCGTTCCACGGACGGGAGGATCCAGCGGTGCGTGCATTAATTGCCGGCTAAGAAATCGAATCATGCGGAGATGATTCATGCTTCTTTTGGCCAAAATCTTATCACCAAGCAGGACCGGAGGACATTCTCCCGTCTCCATTCGAACTGTAATTGGATTTGCCATATATTCTACTCCctcgtctcatattaagtgccggaataatacatgtatctaaacatattttagtattttttccgtccaacaaaagatgtctcaagtttgtcaaaatttagatgtatctatacatggCTTAAtgcatagatgcattcaaatttagtcaaagttgagacaccctttgttggatggaagaagtatatagatatgtccatatttagacaaatttgagtcccTTAACATGAAACTGACGAAGTACTACATATGTACGTTCGAAAATGTTGGGCGTATAACTTTTACTGAGTGTCAAGCTTTGACCAACCTTATATAATAAAAGATATCGACATTCACATTGTGAAATCAGGATCATTAGACACATTgataaatgtatttttatagtATGTTGGTTTGACAGTATGTTGGTTTTACACTGTATATGTTGATGTTCTTTGCTATACGTTTGGTCAAATTTAGgaagtttgacaaaaaaaagttttatgACCTACATTTCGGAATAGAGAAAGTATCAATCAACCAATTTTCATAGGATCATCTTttaaggaaaagaaaattacacgCGAATCCTTGGGAAAATgacatcctcttcttcctgcaCTCGCCGGTGGCGCACCGTGAGAGTATCCCGATGCTATATGGGTCTCCGAACCATGTTGAagccaaaaaaagaagaagttgtTGACATGCTAGCCAAGAAGACGTTGGTTGGAATCAGAAGAAGTCAGGCGACGGTGCTCCGAAAAACAGACCACCATCCTTAGACAAGAGGATGACGAAGACGGCTGGATAACCACACCAGTTCCGGCTACACATCGGGTAGACAAAAAGCATCAAGACATGAAGTCCAGCCGGAAAACACGTAGATGTGGGCGGAGATCGGTGACATGACATGGAAGAGCTTGTTTTTGTGGCGGAGAGACGAcaatgttctttttttctgtggTTACCGGGGAGAAAAGCAATGATGCTTGTTCTCTCTTTGAATCATGTAATTAGAGAACacaagaacaaagaaaaatcacaGTATCAAGATGTCCTGTGGTAAGGATTCTTTAATTGTCCCAAAACACATGATTTTTTGGATGATACTTTGGACGGTGCATagaaaataagaagaagaaaatggaagGAGTTTGCTATACAATCCGGAAATAGGATCATTGTATTTCATGGGAATTTGCCAACTGCAATCCTGGAGTACGATACAAATGACCCTTGTAGAAATGTTTCTCTAAAAGTGGAAAATCTCCAATATTCAGAATGAAAATCCTACAATTCAAAGACGTTCCGGTTCAGTTAACGTGTCTCGTAAACTGATGAAAGATCAAGCTAGTTCAATCCCAACTAGAACAAATCAATTCGGTCTTCGGTGTATGACGACGTGACTGACATGCTAATAGGAGTAATATACGGAAACGTTGTTCATGATAAGATTTCGGCAACGCTGCTCCCAAGAGCGGAGGACAAGCTTTGATTTGTCGTTGCTTTCGATGCATCACAGAAGGCTACTACGTCCCTAGGCCAACCCAAGTCGTGGTGCGAATAAAACTATCCGCGAAAGAAATGCAAGTGACCAATCGCAGATGTTGCCATCGATTTGAAATGGAGTTGTTGGAGTCATGTCTCGTTAACTTTCTTGTTACTGAACGCTTGCATTCCAAGAAACTAATCACAGTGTCCAAACTTTCAGAGAAGGATGtgacacgcacgcacgcacgtactACCCGTCGGATGAATTGACCGTTTACTCAACTGGTCATGTGCGGCT
The Brachypodium distachyon strain Bd21 chromosome 2, Brachypodium_distachyon_v3.0, whole genome shotgun sequence genome window above contains:
- the LOC100826860 gene encoding homeobox-leucine zipper protein HOX3: MGATSPSGLELTMAVPGLSSSSGSEGFVGCNNSNNGNGNMRDLDMNQPASGGEEEEFLMGSVEEDEEEVRGAGGPHRPKKLRLSKEQSRLLEESFRLNHTLSPKQKEALAIKLKLRPRQVEVWFQNRRARTKLKHTEMECEYLKRCFGSLTEENRRLQREVEELRAMRMAPPTVLSPHTRQPLPASALTMCPRCERITAATGPRTARLPSSFNPRRPSAAF